The Candidatus Eisenbacteria bacterium genome contains the following window.
TCCGGGGGCGAACTCGCCCGCGGCAAGGTATCTCTTGGCCTCGGCGGCGGACATGAGGTCGATGTCGTACTGGTCGGGCTTGCCGAAATGGAGGGCCACCTTGGAAACGGCAGTAGCTATGACGAAGGCTTCGACGTTCAGCACTGCGGCAAGCACACTCGATGCAAAATCCTTGTCTATGACTGCTTCCACCCCTTTGAGCATGCCTTCGGGGGTTTCGACGACGGGAATCCCACCGCCCCCAACTCCTATGACGATCCTACCGGCCTTTACCAGTTCGCGAATGACTTCTGCTTCCACGATCTTGAGCGGTCTGGGTGAGGGCACCACCCTTCTGTAACCCCTTCCAGCATCCTCGACCACGGACCATCCCTTTTCGCTTGCCAGTCTCTGAGCCGTTGACCTGTCGTAGAACGGCCCTATCGGCTTGGTGGGCTTCAGGAAGGCCGGATCGTCGGAATCAACGATCACCTGAGTGACCACAGTCACGACGCTCTTGTCTATTCCCGCTCTCTTGAGCTCGTTGTAGAACACCTGCTGAATCATGTAACCCAGGCCGCCCTGGGAATCGGCGCCACAAA
Protein-coding sequences here:
- the arcC gene encoding carbamate kinase, which translates into the protein MSAFKSMVLALGGNAIIPERGTGKIDEQIEVTRATVVQLVDTIRKGTRLIVTHGNGPIVGNIVIRNEAAKDIVPPMPLDICGADSQGGLGYMIQQVFYNELKRAGIDKSVVTVVTQVIVDSDDPAFLKPTKPIGPFYDRSTAQRLASEKGWSVVEDAGRGYRRVVPSPRPLKIVEAEVIRELVKAGRIVIGVGGGGIPVVETPEGMLKGVEAVIDKDFASSVLAAVLNVEAFVIATAVSKVALHFGKPDQYDIDLMSAAEAKRYLAAGEFAPGSMGPKIQAAVEFLEGGGKEVIITSCDEIGRAIDGKAGTKIIP